One Stigmatopora nigra isolate UIUO_SnigA chromosome 1, RoL_Snig_1.1, whole genome shotgun sequence DNA segment encodes these proteins:
- the urp2 gene encoding urotensin II-related peptide, with protein MTSKMVSRAAQLLFIPMIMLSVPNQVRTAPTERGMMKSPSLLSSLLHPSAVPTKPSALGRHDFFPKWHLNGKTSGVEGTKRGARSTPRTLTAGMKNHPETESSDKRVQMLKMMSVLEEMHRTFNSTLRARITFLPRAGARNSGRKNKVAGVTSTTTHPTAAGSTASGASAGVFVPSFTGRSLRKSLPTQSKKTNKRVCFWKYCSQN; from the exons ATGACATCCAAGATGGTATCTAGAGCCGCACAATTGCTCTTCATTCCCATGATAATGCTGAGCGTCCCAAATCAAGTCCGGACAGCACCCACTGAAAGAG GCATGATGAAATCTCCAAGCCTTCTTTCTAGTCTTCTTCATCCATCAGCTGTTCCCACAAAGCCATCAGCCCTGGGACGACACGACTTTTTCCCCAAGTGGCATCTGAATGGCAAAACATCTGGAGTGGAAGGCACCAAAAGAGGAGCCAGAAGCACCCCTAGGACATTAACTGCTGGCATGAAAAACCATCCTGAGACCGAGAGCTCAGACAAGCGGGTCCAGATGCTCAAGATGATGTCGGTATTGGAGGAGATGCACCGGACGTTCAACAGCACCCTCAGGGCAAGGATCACCTTCTTGCCAAGAG CTGGAGCCCGAAATTCGGGACGAAAAAATAAAGTG GCTGGAGTGACATCCACTACCACCCACCCAACAGCTGCTGGTAGCACCGCATCTGGCGCGAGCGCCGGTGTCTTCGTCCCCAGCTTTACTGGTCGGAGCCTCCGGAAGTCACTTCCGACACAGTCCAAAAAGACCAACAAAAGAG tgTGCTTCTGGAAATACTGCTCCCAGAACTGA
- the ptk6b gene encoding protein-tyrosine kinase 6b codes for MDECLRSACPALWQRLYGDKKAEVDDKATSDPKPLADQEERASTYEAMWDFHGRNSDELTFQKGDLFKIQSRSEDWWTVDRLDESGNPLDNGVVPANYLKKSDMGTEVEPWNFGTMNRLEAQSHLMATGNGPGAFLIRSSENHVGYVLSVRSSCRVKHFKITETVDGLFDLDGLQQFSTLDQLVAHYCNNRLRISNEDTLGEPCRPKKPQSEDQFPDDLWVLPKEEFTLEDKLGSGYFADVYRGYWKSGIRVAIKIIKNDSELDHTEFQREVQILKSIRHRHLITLYAVCTASVPYYIITEYMEKGSLLDLLRSPEGKQQDMTSLSDMAGQVADGMSYLEEHNFIHRDLAARNVLVGEDYICKVADFGLTQVIKEPICFAYQKAIPRKWSAPEAINHRKFSIKSDVWSFGVLLYEMITYGGEPYSDLSGQKADEMVSQGYRMPAPPSCPPFLYEIMCKCWNADPNLRPNFWELKEQMYRIYEVDANDLIS; via the exons ATGGACGAATGTCTCCGCAGTGCATGTCCGGCTCTGTGGCAGAGGCTCTATGGGGACAAAAAGGCAGAGGTGGATGACAAGGCAACGTCGGACCCAAAGCCGCTGGCCGACCAGGAGGAGAGAGCAAGCACTTATGAAGCCATGTGGGACTTTCATGGCCGGAACTCAGATGAGTTGACATTCCAGAAGGGAGACCTGTTCAAGATACAAAGCCGCAGTGAAGACTGGTGGACTGTAGACAGGCTGGATGAGAGCGGAAACCCACTTGACAATGGCGTTGTGCCTGCAAACTACCTGAAGAAATCTGATATGGGTACGGAGGTGGAACC ATGGAATTTTGGGACTATGAACCGCTTAGAAGCCCAAAGCCATCTCATGGCAACAGGAAATGGACCAGGAGCTTTCCTCATCCGTTCCAGTGAGAACCATGTGGGATACGTCCTCTCAG TGCGTTCCAGCTGTCGGGTTAAACACTTCAAAATCACAGAGACCGTCGACGGTCTCTTCGATCTAGACGGCTTGCAGCAGTTTAGTACATTGGACCAATTGGTGGCGCACTACTGCAACAACCGCCTCCGTATCAGCAACGAGGACACGCTGGGCGAACCTTGCCGGCCG AAAAAACCCCAGTCAGAAGATCAGTTCCCAGATGATCTGTGGGTATTACCCAAAGAAGAATTCACCTTAGAGGACAAGTTGGGAAGTGGCTATTTTGCGGACGTCTACCGAGGCTACTGGAAGTCGGGCATTCGTGTGGCCATCAAGATCATTAAAAACG ACTCGGAGCTGGACCACACAGAGTTCCAGAGGGAGGTGCAGATCCTCAAAAGTATCCGTCACCGTCACCTCATCACCCTGTATGCTGTGTGCACAGCCTCTGTGCCGTATTACATCATCACAGAGTACATGGAGAAAGGAAGTCTGCTGGACTTGCTCAGAA GTCCCGAGGGCAAGCAACAGGATATGACCTCACTGTCAGACATGGCCGGCCAGGTGGCTGATGGGATGTCATACCTGGAAGAGCACAATTTCATCCACAGAGACTTGGCAGCACGCAATGTTCTGGTGGGGGAAGATTACATTTGCAAGGTGGCTGATTTTGGACTGACTCAAGTCATTAAG GAGCCCATCTGCTTTGCATATCAGAAAGCCATACCGCGTAAATGGAGCGCACCAGAGGCCATCAACCATAGAAAGTTCTCCATCAAGTCAGATGTGTGGTCTTTCGGGGTCCTACTCTACGAGATGATCACTTATGGAGGCGAGCCCTACTCAG ATTTAAGTGGGCAGAAAGCAGACGAGATGGTTAGCCAGGGCTACAGGATGCCGGCGCCCCCATCTTGTCCACCTTTCCTCTATGAAATCATGTGCAAATGCTGGAATGCTGATCCCAATCTACGGCCCAATTTCTGGGAGCTGAAGGAGCAAATGTACAGAATCTATGAGGTAGATGCTAATGACTTAATATCTTGA